GCCGCCCTCGTGGGCCGTCGGGTCCTCGTCGACCCCGCCCACTACGACGGGCCCGGACCCGACGCCGAGCCCGACGACATCCTCGGGTCCGAGCGCGACGGCGGCTTCGCCGAGCTCGTGGTCGTCGACGCCGCCGACGTCCACGACGTCACCGCCAGCCCCCTCACCGACGCCGAGCTCTCGGCCCTGCCGATCGCCTACGGCACGGCCATGGGGATGCTGGTCCGGGCCGGCGCCACCGCCGGCGAGCGCCTGGTGGTGACCGGTGCCTCCGGCGGGGTGGGGCTGGCCCTCGTCCAGCTCGGCGTGGCGCTGGGCCTGGAGGTCGTGGCCGTGTCGACCGACGAGAAGGCGGCCCGGCTGCGGGCGCAGGGGGCCGCCGCGGTCGTCGACCGCTCGCGCCCGGACCCGGCCGGGCGGGCCAGGGAGGCCGCGGGCGGGCCCGTCGACCTCGTCGCCGACGTGGTGGGCGGCGACGCCTTCGGCTCGTGGGTCGACGTGGTGCGCCGGGGCGGGCGCCTGGTCGTCGCCGGCGCCGTGGCCGGGCCCGTGGTGGCCCTCGACCTGCGCCGGGTGTACCTGGAGCAGCGGCGCATCGTCGGCTCCACGATGCACACCCGCGCCCACCTGGCCCGCCTCGTCGAGCTGGCGCGGGCGGGTGAGGTCCGACCGGTCGTGGCCCGGCGGTTCCCCCTGGAGGAGATCCACGAGGCCCAGCGGGCCCTGCAGGCGCCGGGCACCTTCGGCAAGGTGGTGGTCGAGGTCGGGCGCGACCCCGAGGTCAGCGGGGGATCCGCGCCAGGGTGAGGGCGAGGTCGTCGTCGGGGTCGGTCCAGACCTCGACCACCTCGAAGCCGGCCGGCTCGAGCAGGGCCGGGAGCCGCTCGACGCGGAACTTCGAGGAGATCTCCGTCTGAATGCTCTCGCCCTCCTCCACCTTGAGCTCGAGGCCGGCGCCGGGGACCCGGACCACCTGGGCCTCGGTGGCCACCAGGTGCATCTCGATGCGCTCCTCCTCCGCGTCCCAGCGGGCCTCGTGGCGCCAGCGAGCCAGGTCGAAGTCGGCGCCCAGCTCGCGGTTGAGGACCTGGAGGACGTTGCGGTCGAACGCGGCGGTCACGCCGATGGGGTCGTCGTAGGCGGTGAGGAGGCGGTCCACGTCCTTCACCAGGTCGGTGCCGAGCAGGAGCCCGTCGCCGGGCGCCAGGGTGGCCGCCACCGCGCCGACGAAGCGCGCCTGCTCGGGCGGGGTCAGGTTGCCGATGGTGCCCCCCAGGAAGGCGACCAGCCGGGTGCCGCCGGTGGGGATGCGGTCGAGGTCGTGGAGGAAGTCGCCCTCGACCGCCACCACCTCGATGCCCGGGTGCTCGGCGCGGATCGCCTCGGCCGCCGCCGCCAGGGTGGCCGCGCTCACGTCGAGGGGGCAGAAGCGGCGCAGCTGCCCGGTGGCGGTGAAGGCGTCGAGGAGCAGGCGGGTCTTCTCCGATGTCCCCGAGCCCAGCTCCACCAGGGTGTCGGCCTCCGAGAGGCGGGCCACGTCGGCCGAGCGGGCCTCCAGGATCGCCCGCTCGCGGGAGGTGGGGTAGTAGTGCGGCACGTGGGTGATGGCGTCGAACAGCACGCTGCCGAGGTCGTCGTAGAGCCACTTGGGCGACAGCCAGCGCTGGGGCGCGGCGTCGAGGGTGCGGCGGACGCTCTCGGCGAGCGACTCGGAGCCCTGGGGCGCGTCGGCAGGGGGCGGGGTCACGGGGCCTCCGGGTGCAGGCGGGGGTCGGGGTGGCTCAGGCGTCGGCCGCGAGGCGGACGCCGGAGAAGGCCCAGCGGGCCGAGGGCGGGAAGAAGTTCCGGTAGGTCAGCCGGGCGTGCCCCGGTGGGGTGGCGCAGCACGAGCCCCGCAGCACGACCTGGCCGCTCATGAACTTGCCGTTGTACTCGCCCACGGCCCCGGGCTCGGGGGTGAAGCCCGGGTACCCGAGGTAGGCGCTCGAGGTCCACTGCCAGACCTCGCCGAACGCCTGGCGCAGCGGCCCCCGGTCGTCGGGGGCCGGGGGGCGGGGGTGCGGGCCGTCGAGCTCGAAGCGGGGCTCGGCCAGGCCCTGGCGGGCCACGGCCACCGCCCACTCCTCCTCGCGGGGGAGGCGAGCGCCGGCCCAGCGGGCGTAGGCGTCGGCCTCGAGGTGGCTCACGTGGACGACCGGGCGCCCCGGGTCGAGCGGGTAGCGGCCGGCGAGGGTGTACTCGTGCCACTGGCCGTCGACCTGCTCCCAGTAGAGCGGGGCCTCCCAGCCCTCGGCCTGGACGGCGGCCCAGCCGTCGGAGAGCCACAGCTCGGGGCGGCGGTAGCCGTCGTCGTCGATGAAGGCCTGCCACTCCCCGTTGGTGACCAGGCGGTCGGCCAGGCGGTGGGGGTGGAGGAGCACGGTGTGGCGGGGCCGCTCGTTGTCGTAGGAGAACCCGTCGCCGTCGTGGCCGACCTCGGCCAGGCCCTCGACCCCGTCGACCCACCGCAGGGACTCGGCCTCGGGGGCGGGGGCGGGCATGGCCAGCGAGTAGGGCGGGCGGAGGGGGTTGGTGCCGAGGACGTGCTTGATGTCCATGAGCAGCAGCTCCTGGTGCTGCTGCTCGTGGTGGAGGCCCAGGGTGACCAGCTCGGCCACCTCGTCGTCGACCCCGGCTGCGAGGAGGTCGGCCATGGCGGCGTCGACGGCGGCGCGGTACTCGCCCACGTCGGCCGCGGTGGGACGGGTGAGCAGCCCCCGGTGGGGCCGTGGGTGCCGGCTGCCGATGGCCTCGTAGTAGGAGTTGAAGAGGAAGCCGTAGTCCTCGTCGTGGACCTGGTGGCCGGGGAGGTGGGGGCCGAGCACGAAGGTCTCGAAGAACCAGGTCACGTGGGCCCGGTGCCACTTCGTGGGGCTCACGTCGGGCATGGTCTGGACCGTCTGGTCCTCGGGCCCGAGCGGCGCGGCCAGGGCCTCGGTGAGGTCACGGACGGCCCGGTACCTCTCGGCCAGGTCGGCCCCCGGCGGGGCACCGGTGGCGGGGGTGCGGGGCAGGTCGTGCGGTGGCATCAGGTGCCTCCTCGGGGGCCGCGGCGGCGCGAGCCGGGTCACGGAGAGGGTAGGTCGGGGCTCCGGGCACCGCACCTCACCCGTGCGGCGGCGATCCCCTACCCGCGGTGCGCTCGGCGAACCGCACCCGACGGCGGCAGAGCCCGAGGTGGGATTCGAACCCACGACCTACCGCTTACAAGGCGGTTGCTCTGGCCATCTGAGCTACACGGGCCGGGAGCCAGGAGCGTACCGCTGGTCCCGATCCCGGCTCCCCGTCAGCCGAGGAGGAGGCGGCGGGCGGCCCGCTCGGGCCGTCCCATGGTGGCGGTGGCGCGGGACCCGGCCCAGGCCTCGCCGAGGCTGCCCTCCTCGTAGGACGAGGGCACGACGGGGTGGATGTAGGAGGTCCGGCACACCGTCGGCGTGTTGCCCAGCACCTCGGCCGCCTCCTTCACCGAGGTCACCACCAGCCGGTCGCAGGGCTGGTCGTCGGGGCAGGGGTGGGCCAGCACGCCGGTGGCGATGGTGGTGGCGCCCCAGGTCCGGAAGTCCTTGGCGCTCACCCCGTCGCCCATGCGGGCGCGGAGGTACTCGTTCACGTCGGCCGACGACACCGCGCCCACGCCGCCGTCCTCGTCGCGGTAGGAGAAGAGGTGCTTGCCCGGCAGCTCGTGGCAGCGCCGGGCGATGCGGGCCAGGCGCGGGTCGTGCACGGCCAGGCGGTGCTCCACGCCGGACTTGCCCACGAAGTCCAGCTCCAGGGTCGAGCCGTGAACCTCGGCGTGCTCGTCGCGGAGGGTGGTGAGCCCGAAGCTGTCGTTCTCGTCGGCGTAGCGCTCGTTGCCGACCCGCACGAGGGTCTCGTCGAGGAGGCGCACGACGAGGGCCACGACCTTCTCGCGGGGGAGGCCGCGCCGGCGCAGGTCACCGTCGACCGCGCCCCGCAGGTCGCCCAGGCCGTCGGCGAAGTCGGCCAGGTCGGCGAACTTCGCTGCGTCGCGGACCTCCCGCCAGCGGGGGTGGTACAGGTACACCTTGCGGCCCCGGGCGTCGCGCCCGGTGGCGAGGAGGTGCCCCCGAGGGTCGGGGTTGATCCACACCTCCTCCCACGCCGGCGGGATCACCAGGTCCTCGATGCGGGACCGCTCGTCGGCGTCCACGACCCGGCCGTCGGCGTCGACGTAGGAGAAGCCCCGGCCCCGGCGCACGCGCCGGTGGCCGGGATCGGCGTCGCTGGCGTGGTGCAGGCCGGCCTGGCGGGCGGCCGCCTCGGGGTCGTCGACGGTGGGGGAGGCCACGGCGTCCGGTCGCAGGTGGGCTAGGCGTCGTCGGGGAGCTCGGCCCGGCGGGCCTCGGCCTCGGCCGCGGCCTGATCCGCCGCGGCGCGGGCGGCCTCGGCCTCCGCCTCCCGGGCCGCCACCTCCCGCTGGGCCTCCGCCTTCTCCTGCTGGGCGGTGCCCTCACTGACCAGGTCGCGCCGCCGGGTGAGCGACCCGAGCGCCTCCTTGAGCCGCCCCTTGGCGCCCTCGAGGGCACGGGCCGGCCCGCTCCCCGGTCCCCGGTCGTCGTCGGTCATGTGCGCTCCCTGCTGCCCGGGCGCCGGCGCGGCCGCCGGTCGCGGGGCCGGTCCCTGCCCCGGTGCGGCGGCCGGAAACGGCGCCCCCACCCTCACGACCGGCCGCCCTCGTCGCCGGCGGGGCGGGGCGCCCGCCCGAGGGCCTCCAGGTCGCGCTCGGCGTGGCACTGGCGGCGGTAGACCCGCAGGGCGGCGTCGCGGGCCACCACGTCGGCGTCGCCCACCAGGGGACGGGGGCCCAGGGCCCGGGCCAGGCGGTCCTGCACCTCGCCGGCGGCCCGGTCGACGAGGTGGCGCACCGCGAGGGCGCGGGCCCGCGCCGCCTCGGCGTCGCCGGGGCGGTCGTCGCACCCCCGCCCGGCCTGGTCGAGGGCGGCCGCCATGCCGTAGGCCTCGGCCCGCATCGCCCCGAGGTGGGCCCGGGCGTGGGGCTCGTCGCCCACCGCGCCCTCGGCGTGGTCCACCAGGCCGAGGGCGGCGCCGGCCCAGCAGGCCGCGGGCCCGACGGCCCCGTGCCAGAACCCGGGCCGGTCGAGGTACCAGCGGTCGCCGCCCACCACCGCGCCGTCGGCCACCCGCACGCCGCCGAGGTCGACGACGGCGGTGTCGGTGTCGGCCAGGGCCGGCGTGACCCACCCGCGGCGGTCGAGGCGCGCCTCGTCGACCCCGTCGAGGGGCACGAGCAGGAGCACG
Above is a window of Iamia majanohamensis DNA encoding:
- a CDS encoding zinc-binding dehydrogenase; amino-acid sequence: MRGHGGPEQLEVGDHPAPVPGAGQVRISVAAAAVNTTDVWTREGAYGRADAPEARAGWRQVPIEVPRVQGADVCGTVESVGDGVDAALVGRRVLVDPAHYDGPGPDAEPDDILGSERDGGFAELVVVDAADVHDVTASPLTDAELSALPIAYGTAMGMLVRAGATAGERLVVTGASGGVGLALVQLGVALGLEVVAVSTDEKAARLRAQGAAAVVDRSRPDPAGRAREAAGGPVDLVADVVGGDAFGSWVDVVRRGGRLVVAGAVAGPVVALDLRRVYLEQRRIVGSTMHTRAHLARLVELARAGEVRPVVARRFPLEEIHEAQRALQAPGTFGKVVVEVGRDPEVSGGSAPG
- the egtD gene encoding L-histidine N(alpha)-methyltransferase, which gives rise to MTPPPADAPQGSESLAESVRRTLDAAPQRWLSPKWLYDDLGSVLFDAITHVPHYYPTSRERAILEARSADVARLSEADTLVELGSGTSEKTRLLLDAFTATGQLRRFCPLDVSAATLAAAAEAIRAEHPGIEVVAVEGDFLHDLDRIPTGGTRLVAFLGGTIGNLTPPEQARFVGAVAATLAPGDGLLLGTDLVKDVDRLLTAYDDPIGVTAAFDRNVLQVLNRELGADFDLARWRHEARWDAEEERIEMHLVATEAQVVRVPGAGLELKVEEGESIQTEISSKFRVERLPALLEPAGFEVVEVWTDPDDDLALTLARIPR
- the egtB gene encoding ergothioneine biosynthesis protein EgtB — protein: MPPHDLPRTPATGAPPGADLAERYRAVRDLTEALAAPLGPEDQTVQTMPDVSPTKWHRAHVTWFFETFVLGPHLPGHQVHDEDYGFLFNSYYEAIGSRHPRPHRGLLTRPTAADVGEYRAAVDAAMADLLAAGVDDEVAELVTLGLHHEQQHQELLLMDIKHVLGTNPLRPPYSLAMPAPAPEAESLRWVDGVEGLAEVGHDGDGFSYDNERPRHTVLLHPHRLADRLVTNGEWQAFIDDDGYRRPELWLSDGWAAVQAEGWEAPLYWEQVDGQWHEYTLAGRYPLDPGRPVVHVSHLEADAYARWAGARLPREEEWAVAVARQGLAEPRFELDGPHPRPPAPDDRGPLRQAFGEVWQWTSSAYLGYPGFTPEPGAVGEYNGKFMSGQVVLRGSCCATPPGHARLTYRNFFPPSARWAFSGVRLAADA
- a CDS encoding DNA topoisomerase IB produces the protein MASPTVDDPEAAARQAGLHHASDADPGHRRVRRGRGFSYVDADGRVVDADERSRIEDLVIPPAWEEVWINPDPRGHLLATGRDARGRKVYLYHPRWREVRDAAKFADLADFADGLGDLRGAVDGDLRRRGLPREKVVALVVRLLDETLVRVGNERYADENDSFGLTTLRDEHAEVHGSTLELDFVGKSGVEHRLAVHDPRLARIARRCHELPGKHLFSYRDEDGGVGAVSSADVNEYLRARMGDGVSAKDFRTWGATTIATGVLAHPCPDDQPCDRLVVTSVKEAAEVLGNTPTVCRTSYIHPVVPSSYEEGSLGEAWAGSRATATMGRPERAARRLLLG